In Bacillus sp. NP247, one DNA window encodes the following:
- the secA gene encoding preprotein translocase subunit SecA gives MIGILKKVFDVNQRQIKRMQKTVEQIDALESSIKPLTDEQLKGKTIEFKERLTKGETVDDLLPEAFAVVREAANRVLGMRPYGVQLMGGIALHEGNISEMKTGEGKTLTSTLPVYLNALTGKGVHVVTVNEYLAQRDASEMGQLHEFLGLTVGINLNSMSREEKQAAYAADITYSTNNELGFDYLRDNMVLYREQCVQRPLNFAIIDEVDSILVDEARTPLIISGQAQKSTELYMFANAFVRTLENEKEYSFDVKTKNVMLTEDGITKAEKAFHIENLFDLKHVALLHHINQGLRAHVVMHLDTDYVVQEGEIVIVDQFTGRLMKGRRYSEGLHQAIEAKEGVEIQNESMTLATITFQNYFRMYEKLSGMTGTAKTEEEEFRSIYNMNVIVIPTNKDIIRDDRADLIFKSMEGKFNAVVEDIVTRHKQGQPILVGTVAIETSELISKMLTRKGVRHNILNAKNHAREADIIAEAGMKGAVTIATNMAGRGTDIKLGEDIKNIGLAVIGTERHESRRIDNQLRGRSGRQGDPGVTQFYLSMEDELMRRFGSDNMKAMMDRLGMDDSQPIESKMVSRAVESAQKRVEGNNYDARKQLLQYDDVLRQQREVIYKQRQEVMDSENLRSIIEGMMKSTIERAVALHTQEEIEEDWNIKGLVDYLNTNLLEEGDVKEEELRRLAPEEMSESIIEKLLERYNEREKLLPEEQTREFEKVVVFRVVDTKWTDHIDAMDHLREGIHLRAYGQIDPLREYQMEGFAMFESMIASIEEEISRYIMKAEIEQNLERQEVVQGEAVHPSSDGEDAKKKPVVKGDQMGRNDLCTCGSGKKYKNCCGIGK, from the coding sequence ATGATCGGTATTTTAAAAAAGGTATTTGATGTCAACCAACGCCAAATTAAACGTATGCAGAAGACAGTGGAGCAAATTGATGCATTAGAATCATCTATTAAGCCGCTAACTGATGAACAATTAAAAGGAAAGACGATTGAATTTAAAGAACGTCTGACAAAAGGTGAGACAGTAGATGATCTACTTCCTGAGGCTTTTGCTGTTGTTCGTGAAGCAGCAAATCGTGTTCTTGGAATGCGTCCATATGGCGTACAGCTAATGGGTGGTATCGCCTTACATGAAGGAAATATCTCTGAGATGAAAACAGGTGAAGGTAAAACGTTAACATCTACTTTACCTGTATATTTAAACGCATTAACAGGAAAAGGTGTTCACGTTGTTACAGTCAATGAATACTTAGCACAACGTGATGCAAGTGAAATGGGACAACTTCATGAGTTCCTTGGCCTAACTGTAGGGATTAACTTAAATAGTATGTCACGTGAAGAGAAACAAGCTGCTTATGCTGCTGATATTACGTATAGCACAAATAACGAGCTTGGATTCGATTACTTACGTGACAATATGGTGTTATATAGAGAGCAGTGCGTTCAGCGTCCACTTAATTTTGCTATCATCGATGAAGTCGATTCTATTTTAGTCGATGAAGCACGTACGCCGCTTATTATTTCTGGACAAGCTCAAAAATCAACAGAGCTATACATGTTTGCAAATGCATTCGTTCGTACATTAGAAAATGAAAAAGAGTATTCATTTGATGTGAAAACGAAAAATGTAATGTTAACTGAAGATGGTATTACGAAAGCAGAGAAAGCTTTCCACATTGAAAACTTATTTGATTTAAAACATGTAGCACTTCTTCACCATATTAATCAGGGGCTTCGTGCACACGTTGTTATGCACCTTGATACAGATTATGTTGTACAAGAAGGCGAAATCGTAATCGTAGACCAATTCACTGGTCGTCTTATGAAAGGTCGTCGTTATAGCGAAGGTTTACACCAAGCTATTGAAGCAAAAGAAGGCGTAGAAATTCAAAATGAAAGTATGACGCTTGCAACAATTACGTTCCAGAACTACTTCCGTATGTACGAAAAATTATCTGGTATGACTGGTACAGCGAAAACGGAAGAAGAAGAATTTCGTAGTATTTACAATATGAATGTTATCGTAATTCCAACGAATAAAGATATTATTCGTGATGACCGTGCTGATTTAATCTTCAAATCAATGGAAGGTAAATTCAATGCAGTTGTTGAGGATATTGTAACTCGTCATAAACAAGGGCAACCTATTCTTGTTGGTACAGTTGCAATTGAAACGTCAGAGCTTATTTCAAAAATGTTAACACGTAAAGGTGTACGTCATAATATCTTAAACGCAAAAAACCATGCGCGTGAAGCAGATATCATTGCAGAAGCTGGTATGAAAGGCGCTGTAACAATTGCGACGAATATGGCTGGTCGTGGTACGGATATTAAGTTAGGCGAGGATATTAAAAACATTGGCCTAGCAGTTATCGGTACAGAGCGTCACGAAAGCCGTCGTATTGATAATCAGTTACGTGGTCGTTCTGGTCGTCAAGGGGACCCTGGTGTAACACAGTTCTACTTATCAATGGAAGATGAACTAATGCGCCGCTTCGGTTCTGACAATATGAAAGCGATGATGGATCGTCTTGGTATGGATGATTCACAGCCAATCGAAAGTAAAATGGTTTCTCGTGCGGTAGAATCTGCACAAAAACGTGTTGAAGGAAATAACTATGATGCACGTAAACAGCTATTGCAATACGATGATGTACTTCGTCAACAACGTGAAGTAATTTATAAACAACGTCAAGAAGTAATGGATTCAGAGAACTTACGCAGCATTATTGAAGGTATGATGAAATCTACGATAGAACGTGCTGTTGCACTTCATACGCAAGAAGAAATCGAAGAAGATTGGAACATTAAAGGTCTTGTCGATTACTTAAATACAAACCTTCTTGAAGAAGGAGATGTAAAAGAAGAAGAGTTACGTCGCCTTGCTCCAGAAGAAATGAGCGAATCAATCATCGAGAAATTATTAGAGCGTTATAATGAAAGAGAAAAGCTTCTACCTGAAGAGCAGACGCGTGAATTCGAAAAGGTTGTTGTATTCCGTGTTGTAGATACGAAATGGACAGATCATATCGATGCAATGGATCACCTTCGTGAAGGTATTCATTTACGTGCTTACGGACAAATCGATCCACTTCGTGAATACCAAATGGAAGGATTCGCAATGTTCGAGTCGATGATCGCTTCTATTGAAGAGGAGATCTCTCGTTACATTATGAAAGCTGAAATTGAGCAAAACTTAGAGCGTCAAGAAGTTGTTCAAGGTGAAGCGGTTCATCCATCAAGCGATGGCGAAGACGCGAAGAAAAAACCGGTTGTAAAAGGTGACCAAATGGGCCGTAACGATTTATGTACATGCGGTAGTGGCAAGAAATATAAAAACTGCTGTGGTATTGGGAAGTAA
- the hpf gene encoding ribosome hibernation-promoting factor, HPF/YfiA family gives MKFNIRGENIEVTPALKEYVEKKLSKLERYFDTFPEIKVNLKVYSDKQRIEVTIPFTDLLLRAEETNSDMYAAIDLVVDKLERQIRKHKTKVNRKLREKGSVKTNFILPEAVAVLDAVEEDELELVRTKRFDLKPMDVEEAILQMDMLGHNFFVFTNADTNETNVVYGRKDGKYGLIETK, from the coding sequence ATGAAATTCAACATTCGTGGTGAAAATATTGAAGTAACTCCAGCATTAAAGGAATATGTAGAGAAAAAACTAAGTAAATTAGAGCGTTATTTTGATACATTCCCAGAGATTAAAGTTAATTTAAAAGTATACTCTGACAAGCAACGTATCGAGGTAACAATTCCATTTACAGATTTATTACTTCGTGCAGAAGAAACAAATAGCGATATGTACGCTGCTATCGATTTAGTAGTTGATAAACTTGAGCGACAAATTCGTAAACATAAAACAAAAGTAAACCGTAAATTACGTGAAAAAGGTTCTGTGAAAACTAATTTTATCCTTCCAGAAGCAGTAGCTGTTCTGGATGCGGTAGAAGAGGATGAATTAGAACTTGTACGTACAAAACGATTCGATTTAAAACCGATGGACGTTGAAGAAGCGATCTTACAAATGGATATGCTGGGACATAATTTCTTCGTCTTCACAAATGCTGATACAAATGAAACTAATGTTGTATATGGCCGTAAAGATGGGAAATATGGTTTAATCGAAACTAAATAA
- the cspC gene encoding cold shock protein CspC — MQGRVKWFNAEKGFGFIEREDGDDVFVHFSAIQQDGYKSLEEGQQVEFDIVDGARGPQAANVVKL; from the coding sequence ATGCAAGGACGAGTAAAATGGTTCAATGCAGAAAAGGGATTTGGGTTTATTGAGCGTGAAGATGGTGACGATGTGTTTGTTCATTTTTCTGCTATTCAACAAGATGGGTATAAGTCGTTAGAAGAAGGTCAACAAGTGGAGTTTGATATTGTTGATGGAGCACGTGGACCACAAGCGGCTAATGTTGTGAAACTGTAA
- a CDS encoding ComF family protein, with protein sequence MHCLLCDEYISCAISWYTFFVKLHKKYICDRCEQKLSYIIGDICKECGRPLELVPVEYKTGDICMDCIRWTNEQRFPSLVNRSLYVYDEGVKGILAQFKFRGDAELVHIFHQPFRSLFQKYFANVSAVIPVPLSEEREYERGFNQAELLASCLPIKMFCTSLRRIETEKQSKKKRKERISGVNPFYFQGEEMFNGQHVLIVDDVYTTGITVRQIGSLLYDRGAREVSCLTLCRG encoded by the coding sequence ATGCATTGTCTACTTTGTGATGAATATATTTCATGCGCGATTAGTTGGTACACTTTTTTTGTTAAGCTTCATAAAAAGTATATATGTGATAGATGTGAACAAAAACTTTCCTATATTATAGGAGATATTTGTAAGGAGTGTGGTCGGCCTTTAGAACTTGTACCAGTTGAATATAAAACTGGGGATATTTGCATGGACTGCATAAGGTGGACGAACGAGCAGAGGTTTCCGTCTCTCGTAAATCGTTCGTTGTATGTGTACGATGAGGGAGTGAAAGGAATATTAGCACAGTTTAAATTTCGAGGAGATGCTGAATTAGTGCATATTTTTCATCAGCCTTTTCGAAGTCTTTTTCAAAAATATTTTGCGAATGTTTCAGCTGTCATTCCGGTCCCCCTTAGTGAAGAGCGAGAATATGAGCGTGGTTTTAATCAAGCTGAGTTACTAGCTTCTTGTTTGCCTATCAAAATGTTTTGTACATCATTAAGAAGAATAGAAACAGAAAAACAAAGTAAGAAGAAGCGTAAAGAAAGGATATCGGGAGTTAATCCTTTTTATTTTCAGGGAGAAGAGATGTTTAATGGACAACATGTTTTAATCGTTGATGATGTGTATACGACAGGAATTACAGTTAGGCAAATTGGAAGTCTTTTGTATGATAGAGGAGCTAGAGAAGTTTCTTGTTTGACGCTTTGTAGAGGTTAA
- the comFA gene encoding ATP-dependent helicase ComFA, which yields MLAGRQLLLEELSSDWQDKLDHLKKNREVVCVQGVIKKSSKYMCQRCGNMEQRLFASFLCKRCNKVCTYCRKCITMGRVSECAVLVRGIAEISGENYLNPLQWEGVLSAGQELAAQSVVDAVKQKESFFIWAVCGAGKTEMLFHGIAEALQKGERVCIATPRTDVVLELAPRLQEVFPNINVAALYGGSLDREKDAALIVATTHQLLRYYRAFHVMIVDEIDAFPYHADKMLQYAVNEAMKEKAAHIYLTATPDEKWKRKLRNGKQKGVIIPGRYHRHPLPVPAFRWCGNWKKDLMRNKIPRAVLQWLNMYLDKQYPIFLFVPHIRYVEEISFLLKSINSQIDGVHAEDPKRKEKVAAFRKGEIPLLVTTTILERGITVKNLQVVVLGAEEEIFSESALVQIAGRAGRSSDEPHGDVIYFHYGKTEAMVRAKKHIQSMNKNAKEQGLID from the coding sequence ATGTTAGCTGGTAGACAGTTACTGTTAGAAGAACTTTCTTCAGATTGGCAGGATAAATTGGATCATTTGAAAAAGAATCGAGAAGTCGTTTGTGTACAAGGGGTAATTAAGAAGTCTTCAAAATATATGTGCCAACGCTGCGGAAATATGGAGCAGCGGCTATTTGCATCATTTCTATGTAAAAGATGCAATAAAGTATGTACGTATTGCCGAAAATGTATAACTATGGGCAGGGTAAGTGAATGTGCTGTACTTGTTCGCGGGATTGCTGAAATAAGCGGAGAAAATTATTTGAATCCGTTACAGTGGGAAGGTGTTTTGTCTGCTGGTCAGGAGTTAGCTGCGCAAAGTGTCGTTGACGCTGTTAAGCAGAAAGAATCATTTTTTATTTGGGCGGTGTGCGGGGCTGGGAAGACAGAAATGTTGTTTCATGGAATTGCAGAAGCACTTCAAAAAGGAGAGAGAGTTTGTATTGCAACGCCGAGAACGGACGTTGTACTTGAATTAGCACCAAGATTACAAGAAGTGTTTCCAAATATAAATGTAGCTGCTTTATACGGAGGGAGTTTAGACCGAGAAAAAGATGCGGCGTTAATCGTTGCAACTACACATCAATTGTTACGTTATTATAGGGCGTTCCATGTCATGATTGTAGATGAGATAGATGCTTTTCCATATCATGCGGATAAGATGTTGCAGTATGCAGTAAACGAAGCGATGAAAGAGAAAGCAGCACATATTTATTTAACGGCAACTCCAGATGAAAAGTGGAAGCGTAAATTGCGGAATGGTAAGCAAAAAGGAGTTATTATTCCAGGGCGTTATCATCGTCATCCCTTGCCAGTTCCAGCATTTCGGTGGTGCGGAAATTGGAAAAAAGACCTCATGCGTAACAAAATCCCTCGGGCCGTATTACAATGGCTAAACATGTACTTAGATAAACAATATCCCATTTTTCTATTTGTTCCCCATATACGATACGTAGAAGAAATCAGCTTCTTATTAAAATCAATAAACAGTCAAATTGACGGTGTGCACGCAGAAGATCCGAAGAGAAAAGAAAAGGTTGCGGCTTTTCGAAAGGGAGAAATTCCTTTATTAGTTACAACGACGATCTTGGAACGAGGGATAACTGTGAAGAATTTACAAGTAGTAGTTTTAGGAGCAGAAGAAGAAATATTTTCAGAAAGTGCTCTCGTTCAAATCGCAGGGCGCGCTGGTAGAAGTTCTGATGAACCGCATGGAGATGTTATCTATTTTCATTATGGAAAGACAGAGGCGATGGTGCGTGCGAAAAAACATATTCAAAGTATGAATAAGAATGCTAAAGAACAAGGATTGATAGATTAA
- a CDS encoding NlpC/P60 family protein: protein MKKESGVKNKMKKLKMASCALVAGLMFSGLTPNVFAEDKISDVKSQINTQNDTLHKQQQERDELQKQMNDLNKTIQGLDKSVQENASKLDETTKKVSDTEQLIENKNKDIAELQTKIAKREELLRKRLVALQEQPNTNIVTEVLVNSKNVADLVDRLASVSKIMESDEDIMKTQQEDQVNVKKDVETVKTKQKELKEAQAQIETAKKELDVEKEKKATAVNDLSGKMDTVVTTMTSTEGQLKDLEKQALQLQRIAEQEAQAKAAQEAAAQKQAEQAAKAKEAQTQQAPAAAPAEQAAPANNAGQAQKEEPKKEEPKKEEPKKEKPAPAPASNVGGVIGKAQEYLGLPYVWGSASPSNGGFDCSGFISYIFGVGRQDVNGYWNSVSKVSSPQPGDLVFFQGTYKPGPSHIGIYVGNDQMIHAGDKGIAYSSLSSSYNQKHFLGYGRF from the coding sequence ATGAAAAAAGAAAGCGGTGTAAAAAATAAAATGAAAAAGCTAAAAATGGCATCTTGCGCATTAGTTGCAGGGTTAATGTTTTCAGGGCTAACACCAAATGTATTTGCAGAAGATAAAATTTCTGACGTGAAATCACAAATTAACACACAAAATGATACTTTACATAAACAACAACAAGAACGTGATGAATTACAAAAACAAATGAATGATTTAAACAAAACAATCCAAGGTTTGGATAAGTCTGTTCAAGAGAACGCTTCAAAACTTGATGAAACAACAAAAAAAGTTTCTGATACTGAGCAATTAATCGAAAATAAAAATAAAGATATTGCAGAACTACAAACAAAGATTGCAAAACGTGAAGAGTTATTAAGAAAACGTTTAGTTGCACTACAAGAACAACCGAACACGAACATTGTAACAGAAGTTCTTGTAAACTCTAAAAACGTTGCAGATTTAGTTGATCGTTTAGCTTCTGTGTCTAAAATTATGGAATCTGACGAAGATATCATGAAAACACAACAAGAAGATCAAGTGAACGTGAAAAAAGATGTTGAAACAGTAAAAACGAAGCAGAAAGAATTAAAAGAAGCACAAGCTCAAATTGAAACTGCTAAGAAAGAACTTGACGTTGAAAAAGAGAAAAAAGCAACAGCGGTAAACGATTTAAGTGGTAAAATGGATACAGTTGTAACTACAATGACAAGTACGGAAGGTCAATTGAAAGATCTTGAGAAACAAGCACTACAATTACAACGTATTGCTGAACAGGAAGCACAAGCAAAAGCTGCACAAGAAGCTGCTGCTCAAAAACAAGCAGAACAAGCTGCTAAAGCAAAAGAAGCACAAACTCAACAAGCACCAGCTGCAGCGCCAGCAGAGCAAGCTGCTCCAGCAAACAATGCGGGACAAGCTCAAAAAGAAGAGCCTAAAAAAGAAGAGCCTAAAAAAGAAGAGCCTAAAAAAGAAAAGCCAGCACCAGCACCAGCATCAAATGTGGGTGGCGTAATTGGTAAAGCACAAGAATACTTAGGTTTACCATATGTTTGGGGAAGTGCATCTCCATCAAACGGTGGTTTTGACTGTAGTGGATTCATTTCTTACATCTTTGGTGTAGGTCGTCAAGACGTTAATGGATATTGGAACTCAGTTTCTAAAGTAAGTAGCCCACAACCTGGAGATTTAGTATTCTTCCAAGGTACTTATAAACCAGGTCCATCTCACATCGGTATTTATGTTGGTAACGACCAAATGATTCATGCTGGTGATAAAGGGATTGCTTACTCTAGCTTAAGCAGTAGCTACAACCAAAAACATTTCTTAGGATACGGTAGATTCTAG
- a CDS encoding helix-turn-helix domain-containing protein has protein sequence MEHNSCLCPKFESAFTMLSKKWTGLIIKSLLEEPKRFREIADIIPNMSDRMLSERLKELEGEGIVVRNVYPEVPVRIEYGLTDKGKALESVMDEVQNWAEKWMK, from the coding sequence ATGGAGCATAATTCTTGTTTATGTCCAAAGTTTGAGTCAGCTTTTACAATGCTTAGTAAGAAATGGACTGGCTTAATTATTAAATCTTTGCTTGAAGAGCCGAAACGTTTCAGAGAAATCGCAGATATTATACCGAATATGAGCGATCGTATGTTGTCAGAACGTTTAAAGGAATTAGAAGGTGAAGGTATTGTAGTTCGTAATGTTTACCCAGAAGTACCAGTTAGAATCGAGTACGGTTTAACTGATAAAGGGAAAGCGTTGGAAAGTGTTATGGATGAGGTCCAAAATTGGGCTGAGAAATGGATGAAGTAA
- a CDS encoding DegV family protein codes for MKTAIVTDSTAYIPKHIRDELNIYMISLNVVFGTESYQEEAEVSANDFYVKVREQEELPKTSQPAIGKFLELYEELSKEYDAVISIHLSSGISGTYQTATTAGQMVDGIDVYTYDSEISCEVQGFFVREGAKLASEGKAPEEIIARFDEMKQTMDAYFVVDDLHHLQRGGRLNSAQAFIGSLLQVKPVLYFRDKVIIPFEKIRTRKKALKRIVEIFDEQANKGVPMEAVIIHANREEEANEWKQELEEIYPHVTIRTSYFGAVIGTHLGEGALGLGWYTK; via the coding sequence ATGAAAACAGCTATTGTTACTGATAGTACAGCATATATACCGAAGCATATTCGTGACGAACTAAATATATATATGATTTCATTAAACGTTGTGTTTGGAACGGAATCTTATCAAGAAGAAGCTGAAGTTTCAGCAAATGATTTTTATGTAAAAGTACGTGAACAGGAAGAACTTCCGAAAACTTCGCAGCCGGCGATTGGAAAGTTTTTAGAGTTATATGAAGAGTTATCTAAAGAATATGATGCAGTTATTAGCATTCATCTTTCAAGTGGAATTAGTGGTACATATCAAACAGCAACGACAGCTGGCCAGATGGTAGATGGTATTGATGTATATACGTATGACTCTGAAATCAGTTGCGAAGTACAAGGTTTTTTCGTACGTGAAGGTGCGAAATTAGCAAGTGAAGGGAAGGCACCAGAAGAGATTATCGCCCGCTTTGATGAAATGAAGCAAACGATGGATGCTTATTTTGTAGTGGATGATTTACATCATTTACAACGTGGTGGAAGATTAAATAGCGCGCAAGCTTTCATCGGTAGTTTGTTACAAGTAAAACCAGTACTATACTTTAGAGATAAAGTAATTATTCCATTCGAAAAAATTCGTACGCGTAAAAAAGCTTTAAAGCGTATCGTTGAAATCTTTGATGAACAGGCAAATAAAGGTGTGCCTATGGAAGCTGTTATTATTCATGCGAATCGTGAAGAGGAAGCTAATGAATGGAAACAAGAATTAGAAGAGATATACCCTCATGTTACAATTCGCACGAGTTATTTCGGAGCTGTAATTGGGACACACTTAGGTGAAGGTGCGCTTGGTTTAGGTTGGTATACGAAGTGA
- a CDS encoding YigZ family protein, producing the protein MLLQYLTIKDYGEHEIVIQKSRFICYVSRATTEDEAQTFIQKIKKQNWNATHNCSAYLIGEQDQIQKANDDGEPSGTAGVPMLEVLKKRALKDTVVVITRYFGGIKLGAGGLIRAYGKCTSEGLNHVGIVECKLMRVMQAEIDYTLLGKVENALRNSEYAIKDIHYLENVMFDTYVEEDKKQPFTDWMIELTNGKCTIKEGDMLYLEQDVN; encoded by the coding sequence TTGTTATTACAATATTTAACAATTAAAGACTACGGCGAGCACGAAATTGTCATTCAAAAATCAAGATTCATTTGCTATGTGAGTCGCGCCACAACGGAAGATGAAGCTCAAACATTTATACAAAAAATAAAAAAACAAAATTGGAATGCAACACATAATTGTTCCGCGTATTTAATCGGTGAACAAGATCAAATTCAAAAAGCAAACGATGACGGCGAGCCGAGCGGTACAGCTGGTGTACCTATGTTAGAGGTATTAAAAAAACGTGCTTTAAAAGATACTGTCGTTGTCATTACGCGCTATTTTGGTGGCATTAAACTTGGTGCCGGCGGATTAATTCGCGCATACGGAAAATGTACAAGTGAAGGGCTTAACCACGTAGGCATTGTTGAGTGCAAGCTAATGCGCGTTATGCAAGCAGAAATTGATTACACTTTACTTGGCAAAGTTGAAAATGCATTACGCAATTCAGAATATGCCATTAAAGATATACATTATTTAGAAAATGTCATGTTCGATACGTATGTAGAAGAGGATAAAAAACAACCATTCACAGATTGGATGATTGAATTAACAAACGGGAAATGTACAATTAAAGAAGGAGATATGTTGTACTTAGAACAAGATGTTAACTAA
- a CDS encoding LCP family protein, with product MEERYYHLQNSRIKKKRRRKLFFFLIFAFLFGSVGLYVLNSYTSLMGMYSGFAREKSDLRTGDVKITKEPFTILIMGIEDYATDGQNGRTDSLMFATVNPKTQKVSLMSIPRDSRVPIVGKDKEDKINAAHAYGGEKMAVKTVEGFLKVPVDHYIKIDFQGFKGIVDAVGGVTVDVPFDFWERSDVDYYKKIQFKQGKQDLNGEEALAYVRMRKQDPNGDYGRAARQRQLLAAVAQKLNSASTVFKIKDLTTVVGKYIKTDIPISDGLALYNKLSGFDPSTIQTLKIEGEDRKIGGIYYFLPDPISVETVRNEIEKEIGEKAKVPTETTKNENTNSNSNSNSSAKAKKEPSENKTPPPPPPSTNAHAEWIMRNHE from the coding sequence ATGGAAGAACGTTATTATCATCTCCAAAATAGCAGAATAAAGAAGAAACGTAGAAGAAAACTTTTTTTCTTTCTTATTTTCGCATTTTTATTTGGTAGCGTAGGACTTTATGTGTTAAATTCCTACACCTCTCTCATGGGGATGTACAGTGGATTTGCTCGTGAAAAATCGGATTTAAGAACCGGAGATGTAAAAATTACAAAGGAACCATTTACAATCCTCATTATGGGAATAGAGGATTATGCAACAGACGGTCAAAATGGTCGTACAGACTCATTAATGTTTGCGACAGTCAATCCGAAAACTCAAAAGGTTTCGCTTATGAGTATTCCTCGTGATAGTCGTGTTCCAATTGTTGGAAAGGACAAAGAAGACAAAATTAACGCTGCCCATGCTTACGGCGGAGAAAAAATGGCAGTTAAAACTGTCGAAGGTTTTCTAAAGGTTCCTGTAGACCATTATATTAAAATTGATTTCCAAGGCTTTAAAGGTATCGTTGATGCTGTCGGCGGTGTTACCGTTGATGTCCCCTTCGATTTTTGGGAACGTTCTGACGTGGATTACTACAAAAAAATCCAATTTAAACAAGGGAAACAAGATTTAAACGGCGAAGAAGCACTTGCTTACGTCCGTATGCGAAAGCAGGATCCAAACGGCGATTATGGTCGGGCCGCTAGACAAAGACAATTACTAGCCGCTGTTGCTCAAAAACTAAATTCCGCCTCTACTGTATTTAAAATTAAAGATTTAACGACTGTCGTTGGAAAATATATAAAAACCGACATTCCTATTTCAGACGGACTTGCTCTTTACAATAAACTCTCTGGATTTGATCCTTCTACAATACAAACGTTAAAAATTGAAGGAGAAGACAGAAAAATAGGCGGTATTTATTACTTCCTTCCAGATCCAATAAGTGTAGAGACGGTACGTAACGAAATTGAAAAGGAAATAGGAGAAAAAGCAAAAGTCCCGACAGAGACTACGAAAAATGAGAATACAAACTCCAATTCAAATTCTAACTCCAGCGCAAAAGCAAAGAAGGAACCGAGTGAGAACAAAACACCACCGCCTCCTCCCCCTTCTACAAATGCTCATGCAGAGTGGATTATGAGGAATCATGAATAA
- the wecB gene encoding non-hydrolyzing UDP-N-acetylglucosamine 2-epimerase, which yields MTERLKVMTIFGTRPEAIKMAPLVLELQKHPEKIESIVTVTAQHRQMLDQVLNIFGITPDFDLNIMKDRQTLIDITTRGLEGLDKVMKEAKPDIVLVHGDTTTTFIASLAAFYNQIPVGHVEAGLRTWDKYSPYPEEMNRQLTGVMADLHFSPTTKSATNLQKENKDESRIFVTGNTAIDALKTTVKETYSHSVLEKLGNDRLVLMTAHRRENLGEPMRNMFRAIKRLVDKHEDVQVVYPVHMNPVVREIANDILGEHSRIHLIEPLDVIDFHNVAARSYLMLTDSGGVQEEAPSLGVPVLVLRDTTERPEGIEAGTLKLAGTDEETIFGLADELLSNKEAHDKMTKASNPYGDGRASERIVEAILQHFNK from the coding sequence ATGACTGAACGTTTAAAAGTAATGACAATTTTCGGGACACGACCAGAAGCAATTAAAATGGCACCTCTTGTATTAGAGTTGCAAAAGCACCCAGAAAAGATTGAATCAATTGTGACTGTAACAGCACAACACCGTCAAATGTTAGATCAAGTATTAAATATCTTTGGAATTACGCCAGATTTCGATTTGAATATCATGAAAGATCGTCAAACGTTAATTGATATTACAACACGTGGTTTAGAAGGTTTAGATAAAGTAATGAAAGAAGCGAAGCCTGATATCGTACTTGTGCATGGTGATACAACGACGACATTTATTGCAAGCTTAGCTGCTTTCTATAATCAAATTCCAGTAGGACATGTTGAAGCAGGACTTCGTACATGGGATAAGTATTCTCCATATCCAGAAGAGATGAATCGCCAACTAACAGGTGTAATGGCGGATCTTCATTTCTCACCTACAACAAAATCAGCAACGAACTTACAAAAAGAAAATAAAGATGAGTCACGCATTTTCGTAACAGGAAATACAGCGATCGATGCACTGAAGACAACTGTAAAAGAAACTTATAGCCATTCGGTGTTAGAGAAACTTGGAAATGATCGTCTTGTACTTATGACAGCACACCGTCGTGAAAATTTAGGAGAACCAATGCGCAATATGTTCCGTGCAATTAAGCGTCTTGTTGATAAGCACGAAGATGTACAAGTTGTATACCCTGTTCATATGAATCCTGTTGTTCGCGAAATAGCGAATGATATTTTAGGCGAGCATAGCCGCATTCATTTAATTGAGCCGCTAGATGTAATCGATTTCCATAACGTTGCAGCTCGTTCATACTTAATGCTAACTGATTCTGGTGGTGTACAAGAGGAAGCACCATCACTAGGTGTGCCAGTTCTTGTCCTTCGTGACACGACGGAACGCCCAGAAGGTATCGAAGCAGGTACGCTGAAATTAGCAGGAACAGATGAAGAGACAATCTTTGGTCTTGCTGATGAGTTATTATCTAATAAAGAAGCCCATGATAAGATGACGAAAGCATCTAACCCTTACGGAGATGGTCGTGCATCAGAGCGTATTGTAGAAGCGATTTTACAACACTTCAACAAGTAG